The genomic stretch ATTTCCTTGACCAAATGGCTTTTGCCGATGCCACCGATGGCCGGGTTGCAACTCATGGCTCCGAGGGTTTCCACGTTATGCGTCAGCAGAAGGGTTTTTGCACCCATGCGTGCTGACGCCAGTGCTGCCTCGGTACCGGCATGACCGCCGCCGATGACGATCACTTCAAAACGGGAAGGGAAATCCACCACGCACCTCGTGCCTGCTTAAGTAGGTAATTCAGGAATAGTTTGAGATCAGGTTTCTGGACCTGGTCGATAAGTATAGGGACTTCGCCCTTCCTAAAGAACCCTTTGCACAAAAATTAACCAGCTGTGGAGAACTCGCGGTTAAAAGAATAAAAAAGAGAGAAAGTTATAAAACCTTTGTTTTAAAGCTTATTCTTACTGCCCCACATTTCTGTGGATAGATTGCTACAGGCCTTAATATTCAAAATGTACAGCGATTTAAAACCCTGTGCCCATGTGGTCAGGAGGCCCTTGGATAACCGGTGTAAGCCTGTGGATGAATGAGGAGGTTATCCACAGAGGCAGTTATGTTCAGTTTTCAAGCCCTGTTATCAACTGCCCTCAGCGGCAGTTATTCACAGGGCTTAATCCACAGAAATCGGACGAATGAAGGAATCGCGGACGCGGAAAATCCGCTCAGGAACAGAAAATCTGTCCGGCACTGGAGGAAGGGAAGTCAAAGAGGAGAGACAGACAGGTCGCGAATGGACCTGTCTGTGGACAACGGAAGGGCTATTTACCGATGCAGAAGCTGGAAAAGATCCGTCCCAGCAGATCATCGGAGCTGAACGCTCCGGTAATTTCCCCGAGGGAATGCTGAGCCTGGCGCAGATCTTCTGCCAACAGTTCGCCGGCACCCGCCAGAGTCAGCTGCGCGCGACCGTGTTCAAGGGCCGCACTGGCATGACGCAAGGCTTCCAGGTGACGACGGCGTGCGCTGAAGCTGCTTTCCGAGGTCTGCTCGTAACCCATGCAGGCTTTCAGGTGATCACGCAGAAGGTCCAGGCCTTCACCGGCAGACTTGGCGCTCAGGCTGATGGTCACGTGGCCATCGTCACTGACTTCCAGGGCAATGGCTTCACCAGTGAGATCAGCCTTGTTGCGAATCAGGGTGACCTTCGCCGGATCTGGTCGGGTTTCAAGGAATTCTGGCCACAACGCGAACGGATCCGCAGCTTCCGGGGCCGCAGCATCGACCACCAACAGCACTCGATCGGCTTCGCCGATGGCTTTCAATGCTCGCTCGACACCGATCTTTTCCACATGGTCGTCGGTATCACGCAAACCGGCAGTGTCCACGACATGCAGTGGCATGCCGTCGATGTGGATATGTTCGCGCAGGATATCCCGGGTGGTGCCGGCGATTTCAGTCACGATGGCGGCTTCTCGACCGGCCAATGCGTTGAGCAGACTGGATTTGCCGGCATTCGGACGACCGGCGATCACCACGGTCATGCCGTCACGCAGCAATGCACCCTGTCCGGCTTCGCGCAAGACGGTGGATAACTCGTCACGAACCTTGTCGAGCATGCTCAGCACGTGGCCATCGGCGAGGAAGTCGATCTCTTCTTCCGGGAAATCGATGGCTGCCTCGACATAAATCCTCAAACCGATCAGTTGTTCGGTGAGGTTATGCACACGCTGGGAAAACGCACCCTGTAAGGAACGCAACGCGTTGCGTGCAGCCTGTGCAGAACTGGCTTCGATCAGGTCGGCAATGGCCTCGGCCTGGGCGAGGTCGAGTTTGTCATTGAGGAATGCTCTTTCGCTGAACTCGCCGGGACGGGCCAGGCGGCAGCCCAGTTCCAGGCAACGCTTGAGCAACATGTCGAGGACGATCGGACCGCCGTGGCCCTGCAGTTCCAGCACATCTTCACCGGTGAACGAGTTCGGCCCGGGGAAATACAGCGCCAGACCTTCATCCAGCACCTGTTGATCGTCACTGAAGAACGGGCCGTAGTGGGCAAACCGCGGTTTCAGTTCGCGGCCGCTGATCGCTTTGGCCGCAATGCTGGCCAGCGGCCCGGAAATTCGAACGATGCCCACGCCGCCACGGCCCTGAGCGGTGGCGACGGCTGCGATGGTTTCACGAGGTGCGCTCATAAACCGGTATCCAGACAAAAGTGGCAGATAGCAAAACGCCCCACTAGGGGGCGTTTTGAGTGGTGTTATCCACAGAGTAAGTTACGCCTCGGCTTTTTTCGTCGCCGCTTCGATCTTACGCGTGATGTACCACTGTTGAGCAATCGACAGGCAGTTGTTCACAACCCAGTACAGCACCAGACCAGCCGGGAACCACAGGAAGAAGAACGTGAAGATGATTGGCATCATTTTCATGACCTTGGCCTGCATCGGATCCGGAGGAGTCGGGTTCAGACGTTGCTGGATGAACATGGTCGCGCCCATGATGATCGGCAGGATGAAGAACGGATCCTTGATCGACAGGTCGGTAATCCACAGCATGAACGGCGCCTGGCGCATTTCCACGCTTTCCAGCAGAACCCAGTACAGCGAAAGGAAAACCGGCATCTGCACCAGGATCGGCAAGCAGCCACCCAGCGGATTGATCTTCTCTTTCTTGTACAGCTCCATCATGGCTTGCGACATTTTCTGCCGGTCATCGCCATGTTGCTCTTTCAGTGCAGCCAGTTTCGGAGCCACGGCACGCA from Pseudomonas allokribbensis encodes the following:
- the mnmE gene encoding tRNA uridine-5-carboxymethylaminomethyl(34) synthesis GTPase MnmE, producing the protein MSAPRETIAAVATAQGRGGVGIVRISGPLASIAAKAISGRELKPRFAHYGPFFSDDQQVLDEGLALYFPGPNSFTGEDVLELQGHGGPIVLDMLLKRCLELGCRLARPGEFSERAFLNDKLDLAQAEAIADLIEASSAQAARNALRSLQGAFSQRVHNLTEQLIGLRIYVEAAIDFPEEEIDFLADGHVLSMLDKVRDELSTVLREAGQGALLRDGMTVVIAGRPNAGKSSLLNALAGREAAIVTEIAGTTRDILREHIHIDGMPLHVVDTAGLRDTDDHVEKIGVERALKAIGEADRVLLVVDAAAPEAADPFALWPEFLETRPDPAKVTLIRNKADLTGEAIALEVSDDGHVTISLSAKSAGEGLDLLRDHLKACMGYEQTSESSFSARRRHLEALRHASAALEHGRAQLTLAGAGELLAEDLRQAQHSLGEITGAFSSDDLLGRIFSSFCIGK